The following proteins are co-located in the Solanum pennellii chromosome 8, SPENNV200 genome:
- the LOC107027407 gene encoding cytochrome P450 87A3-like isoform X1, with the protein MLSLGIYIIGSLVVIIILHYWRNPKSNGKLPPGSMGWPLLGETIPFFAPNTSLDISPFVKERMQRYGPIFRTSLVGHPIIVSTDPDFNYFIFQQEGKLFQSWYPHTFAEIMGRQNVGSLHGFMYKYLKNMVLNLFGPESLRKMLPEVEKTTSNNLKRWSKQKSVEMKEATAKMIFDITGKKLISYDSENSTENVCENFVAFIKGLISFPIYFPGTAYYKCLQGRKKIMKMLKRMLEERKSQPRKEQSDFFDYVSEELQSKDTILTEAIALDLMFVLLFVSFETTSWAITLAIKFLHQHPQALKELKEEHEAIIRRRENASYGLTWQEYKSMKFTFQFINETVRLANIAPAIFRKTLKEINFKEIIRDSGYTIPAGWAIMVYSQAVHLNPHKYENPLQFNPWRWEGIELNGATRNFMAFGGGIRYCIGADFAKVQMAVFLHCLVTKYKWETIKGGDIVRSPGLQCPNGYHIKIYEKYD; encoded by the exons ATGTTGTCACTTGGTATTTATATTATTGGATCTTTAgtagttataattattttacattattgGAGGAACCCTAAAAGCAATGGAAAACTCCCACCAGGTTCAATGGGTTGGCCATTACTTGGTGAGACTATTCCATTCTTTGCACCAAATACATCATTGGATATTTCTCCTTTTGTGAAGGAGAGGATGCAAag GTATGGGCCGATATTTCGAACTAGTTTGGTGGGACATCCAATCATAGTATCCACAGACCCTGATTTTAATTACTTCATCTTCCAACAAGAGGGAAAATTGTTTCAAAGTTGGTATCCACATACTTTTGCTGAGATTATGGGAAGGCAAAATGTTGGATCTTTACATGGTTTTATGTacaaatacttaaaaaatatgGTGCTAAATCTTTTTGGCCCTGAAAGTTTGAGAAAAATGCTGCCTGAAGTTGAAAAAACTACAAGTAATAACTTGAAGAGATGGTCAAAACAAAAGAGTGTTGAGATGAAGGAAGCAACAGCCAAG atgATATTTGATATAACTGGAAAGAAACTTATAAGCTATGATTCTGAAAATTCTACAGAGAATGTGTGTGAAAATTTTGTAGCCTTTATAAAGGGATTAATTTCTTTCCCTATATATTTTCCTGGAACTGCCTATTACAAGTGCTTACAg GGAAGAAAGAAGATAATGAAGATGCTCAAGAGAATGTTAGAGGAAAGGAAATCACAACCAAGAAAGGAACAAAGTGACTTTTTTGATTATGTATCAGAAGAACTTCAAAGTAAAGACACAATTCTCACTGAGGCAATAGCTTTGGATTTGATGTTTGTGTTGCTCTTTGTTAGCTTTGAGACAACCTCTTGGGCTATAACTTTGGCTattaaatttcttcatcaacatcCTCAAGCTTTGAAAGAATTAAAA gaggaacatGAGGCAATAataagaagaagggaaaatgCATCTTATGGACTTACATGGCAAGAATATAAATCAATGAAGTTCACATTTCAG TTTATCAATGAAACAGTCAGACTAGCAAATATTGCTCCTGCAATTTTCAGGAAAACACTCAAAGAAATCAATTTCAAAG aaatcattcgtGATTCAGGATATACCATTCCAGCTGGTTGGGCAATTATGGTGTATTCTCAAGCTGTGCACTTAAATCCTCACAAATACGAAAATCCACTTCAATTCAATCCATGGAGATGGGAG GGAATAGAGCTAAATGGAGCAACTAGAAATTTTATGGCATTTGGAGGTGGCATAAGATATTGTATTGGAGCAGACTTTGCTAAAGTGCAAATGGCTGTGTTTCTCCATTGCCTTGTCACTAAGTACAA GTGGGAAACAATCAAAGGAGGAGATATAGTACGATCTCCAGGCTTACAATGTCCAAATGGTTACCATATAAAAATCTATGAAAAATATGACTAA
- the LOC107027407 gene encoding cytochrome P450 87A3-like isoform X2: MLSLGIYIIGSLVVIIILHYWRNPKSNGKLPPGSMGWPLLGETIPFFAPNTSLDISPFVKERMQRYGPIFRTSLVGHPIIVSTDPDFNYFIFQQEGKLFQSWYPHTFAEIMGRQNVGSLHGFMYKYLKNMVLNLFGPESLRKMLPEVEKTTSNNLKRWSKQKSVEMKEATAKMIFDITGKKLISYDSENSTENVCENFVAFIKGLISFPIYFPGTAYYKCLQGRKKIMKMLKRMLEERKSQPRKEQSDFFDYVSEELQSKDTILTEAIALDLMFVLLFVSFETTSWAITLAIKFLHQHPQALKELKEEHEAIIRRRENASYGLTWQEYKSMKFTFQFINETVRLANIAPAIFRKTLKEINFKGYTIPAGWAIMVYSQAVHLNPHKYENPLQFNPWRWEGIELNGATRNFMAFGGGIRYCIGADFAKVQMAVFLHCLVTKYKWETIKGGDIVRSPGLQCPNGYHIKIYEKYD; this comes from the exons ATGTTGTCACTTGGTATTTATATTATTGGATCTTTAgtagttataattattttacattattgGAGGAACCCTAAAAGCAATGGAAAACTCCCACCAGGTTCAATGGGTTGGCCATTACTTGGTGAGACTATTCCATTCTTTGCACCAAATACATCATTGGATATTTCTCCTTTTGTGAAGGAGAGGATGCAAag GTATGGGCCGATATTTCGAACTAGTTTGGTGGGACATCCAATCATAGTATCCACAGACCCTGATTTTAATTACTTCATCTTCCAACAAGAGGGAAAATTGTTTCAAAGTTGGTATCCACATACTTTTGCTGAGATTATGGGAAGGCAAAATGTTGGATCTTTACATGGTTTTATGTacaaatacttaaaaaatatgGTGCTAAATCTTTTTGGCCCTGAAAGTTTGAGAAAAATGCTGCCTGAAGTTGAAAAAACTACAAGTAATAACTTGAAGAGATGGTCAAAACAAAAGAGTGTTGAGATGAAGGAAGCAACAGCCAAG atgATATTTGATATAACTGGAAAGAAACTTATAAGCTATGATTCTGAAAATTCTACAGAGAATGTGTGTGAAAATTTTGTAGCCTTTATAAAGGGATTAATTTCTTTCCCTATATATTTTCCTGGAACTGCCTATTACAAGTGCTTACAg GGAAGAAAGAAGATAATGAAGATGCTCAAGAGAATGTTAGAGGAAAGGAAATCACAACCAAGAAAGGAACAAAGTGACTTTTTTGATTATGTATCAGAAGAACTTCAAAGTAAAGACACAATTCTCACTGAGGCAATAGCTTTGGATTTGATGTTTGTGTTGCTCTTTGTTAGCTTTGAGACAACCTCTTGGGCTATAACTTTGGCTattaaatttcttcatcaacatcCTCAAGCTTTGAAAGAATTAAAA gaggaacatGAGGCAATAataagaagaagggaaaatgCATCTTATGGACTTACATGGCAAGAATATAAATCAATGAAGTTCACATTTCAG TTTATCAATGAAACAGTCAGACTAGCAAATATTGCTCCTGCAATTTTCAGGAAAACACTCAAAGAAATCAATTTCAAAG GATATACCATTCCAGCTGGTTGGGCAATTATGGTGTATTCTCAAGCTGTGCACTTAAATCCTCACAAATACGAAAATCCACTTCAATTCAATCCATGGAGATGGGAG GGAATAGAGCTAAATGGAGCAACTAGAAATTTTATGGCATTTGGAGGTGGCATAAGATATTGTATTGGAGCAGACTTTGCTAAAGTGCAAATGGCTGTGTTTCTCCATTGCCTTGTCACTAAGTACAA GTGGGAAACAATCAAAGGAGGAGATATAGTACGATCTCCAGGCTTACAATGTCCAAATGGTTACCATATAAAAATCTATGAAAAATATGACTAA